ATAATACTGACAATGTTGTTTCCCGGGTTCTGGAAGTCTTTGATGGTGAAATTTTAAGATAGGAGAAAGCATGTTTAATAAAGGTAACATGACAAAAATGCTGAAGCAGGCACAGGATGTGCAGAAGCAAATTGAAAATGTGCAAAATGAATTAGATGATTTGCATATCACGGGAGAATCCGGGGGTGGTATGGTTACGGCCACTGTTAACGGTAAAATGGAATTATTGGACTTAAAACTTCAGGATGAGATTCTTGAAGAAGATAAAGATATGATTGAAGATTTAATTATTTCTGCTGTAAACAATGCCATGACAAAAGCGCAAGAAGAAAGTCAGAGCAGAATGAATTCCGTAACGGGCGGAATGCTCAGCGGAATGAAAATTCCGGGCATGTAATTGGGTTCAATTCCAGAAAGCATTAACCGCCTTATCGAAGAATTTTCTCGATTCCCCGGTATTGGTCGTAAAACGGCTCAGCGAATGGCGTTTTACGTATTGAAATCACCCAATGAGCAGGCTGTTCAGTTGGCGCAATCAGTCATGGATATGAAAACAAAAATTAAATTTTGTTCAATATGTTTTGGCATTACGGAAGAAGATCCATGTCAAATTTGCGATAATCCAAAACGAGATCAATCATCAATTTGTATTGTTGAAGATGCGGCCGATGTTTATACTTTCGAGAAAACAAATGTTTTTCAGGGTGTTTACCATGTTCTTGGTGGTGTCCTTTCCCCATTGGATGGTATTGGTCCGGACGATTTAAAGATTAATCAACTGATAGATAGAACACAACCGGGAGATGAAGTAATCATTGCTACAAATCCAAGTATAGAGGGTGAAGCAACATCGCTTTATATTGGTAAATTATTGAATGGAAAAGATGTTAAAGTTACCCGATTGGCAAGAGGTCTACCTATGGGGGGAAACTTGGAATACATTGATGAAGCAACCATAATGAGAGCCATGGAAGGCCGCACATCTCTATGATGACTTTACCCAATATTTTGACACTTTTCAGAATATTCCTGACGCCGGTTTTTATTGTTTGTTTGTTTGCTGAATTCCAGGGCGCTCATTTATGGGCATTAACTATTTTTATTGTGGCATCGATTACCGATGCTTTTGATGGTTATTACGCGCGGAAAAATGATATGGTAACTGATACGGGACGGTTTTTAGACCCTCTTGCGGATAAGATTTTAGTTTCATCCGCATTCATATCATTTGCCATTATGGGGCTCATTGATTTTTGGATGGTGGCCCTAATCATTTTTAGGGATTTGTTTGTGACTGGCCTCAGGATGATCATGTCCCGCAAAGGGGTGACTCTGATGACCAGTAAGGTCGCAAAATCCAAAACAGGTGTTCAGCTTGGTATTATAATTTTTATACTCTTATTTTTGAGTTTGAAAGGTATTGACTGGTCTTTTGTGAAGGACTACCTCCAATTTGTCAAAGATTATCAACTGGTCTATTATTTAGCCATGATTGCAGCTATTTTTACAGTATACACAGGCTTCACCTACATTCAGGAAAATCGCAAGGCAATCAGGGAGATTATGAACTGATTCATGAATCGTGCGGCGGCAGAGTTGATTGGAACGGTATTTTATATAGGTAAGTTGCCCTTAGCACCGGGCACATGGGCCAGTATGGCTGCGACTATTTGTTGGTTTTTTTTATTCAAAGATGTAGACCCAATCGTTCTACCCGCTGTTTCAGCATTACTTTTTTTGATTGGTGTATTTGCTTCAGATGCCATTATTCAGGATACAAAAGAACATGATCCATCCAGGGTGGTTATTGATGAATGGGTAGGCCAGTGGCTGGCCTTTTCTATGATGCCGGTAAATATAACTACTGGTGTAGTTGGGCTAATCGCATTTCGAATTTTTGATATCGTTAAACCCGGTCCTGTAAGACGATTGGAAAAATTGCCCGGCGGGTGGGGTATTATGACTGATGATGTTATGGCCGGCATTATGGCCTATTTTGTTCTTTTACTCACCTATAATTTCATTTTATGAAAATTGGACTTATAACTATTGGTGCTGAATTATTAAATGGTGCCCGAACAGATACGAATGCTACCTGGATTGGTCAGCAGGTAATAGCTTCCGGTGGCGAGGTAGTGTGGCATATGACCGTGAGTGATGAAAAAAATGCCATTGTAAGCGCATTGGATCAAATTCCAAATGTGATAGATGCAGTCTTATGTACCGGTGGACTTGGACCCACCCACGATGATATTACTCCCAAAGTGCTTTATGAATATTTTGGTGCCGAAGCTGAATTCGATGAGGCATATTGGAAATTGCTTACGGAAAAATTTGCAGCCCGAGGAAAGGCGATACCTGAATCCAATCGCAATCAAGCAATGAGACCAAATGTGGGTGATGTAATTCATAACCTCGTGGGATCGGCCAGAGGTCTTCATTTTACCAATGAATATTATGATTGTTTTGCCATGCCCGGCGTCCCTTCTGAAATGAAATCCATGATGACCAATACAATCCTCCCGTGGATCGAGTCAAAATCCCATACAAAAATATTTGTAGAAGTCATGCGTACAACAGGGGTGATGGAATCTGTTTTATTTGAAAAAGTTGAGAATATCTTAAAAGAATACCCACAAGTGGATGCGGCCTTTTTGCCTAGATTTACTGGCGTTGACTTAAGGATTACATCATCAGTTGAGTCCGAAATCAAAGGGCTGATTGATGAAATTTCACCTGTCATTCAAAAATATCATTTTGGGGGTGAAGGGGTGGAGTTGGAAGATGCCGTAGGAAAATTACTCTCATCTAGTGGAAAAACAATTGCCACTGCTGAATCGTGTACCGGAGGTCTTATTGGCGACCGATTCACTAATGTATCTGGCAGTTCCGAATATTATAAAGGCGGCATTGTTGCCTACAGCAATACGGTTAAAGAAGCGGCAATCGGCGTTCAAAAAGAGACCTTGGATTCCGTTGGTGCTGTCAGTGAAGAAACGGCTTTGGAAATGGCCAAAGGAATTCGTGAAAAATTTAATGTAGACATTGGTATCTCCACCACGGGTATTGCAGGCCCAACCGGGGGCACAGATGAAAAACCAGTAGGATTAGTTTATGTGGGAATCAGTTACGAAGGTATGGATAAAGTATATCGTTTCACCTTTACACCATTCCGTAAAACCAATAAATTGATGACGAGTCAGGCAGCCTTGAATATTATCCGAATTCATTTGTTAAGTGGATTATAACCTGATTCGAACATTTATTGCCGTTCCGGTGCCGCAACAGGTTTTAGAACTGCAGAATTATCTCAAGTCAACCGTCTCGGGAAAAACAGGAAAGATAGACTGGGTTCGAAGCGACCAGCTTCATTTGACCCTAAAATTCCTAGGTGACACCACCGAAAGCTCTATTGGTAGAGTTCAGTCCACAATTAAAAATATCACAAAAGAAACAAGTCCGTTTGATTTGAAGATTCAAGGAACTGGATGTTTTCCTAAAGTGGAAAGGCCACGGGTGATGTGGGCCGGCATTGAGGGGGCAATAAAATCATTATATGATTTGCTAGAAATGATTCAAATTAAATTAGATCCATTGGGCTTCCCCAAGGATATTAAGCCTTTTCATCCTCATATAACTTTAGGTCGGGCCAAGTATCCCCAAAAAAGAACACCGGATATATCCACTTTTTTAAATTCAAACTATGACTCAATTCCATTTCGAATTGAAAAAGTTCAATATATTAGCAGTGAACTCTTCCCAAATGGGCCAATTTATACTATTTTAAGTACTCACTTTTTTGGTAATAATTAAGTTTAGGAGCAGAAATGCCATCCACAGACAATAAAAAAACAAAAGCTTTAGAACTCGCAATTTCACAAGTTGACCGTCAATTTGGTAAAGGTTCCATCATGCGCCTTGGTGGCGATCACATTATTGTATCAGACAATAGCATATCTACTGGATGTCTATCTCTAGATGTAGCCCTTGGTGTCGGTGGTATTCCAAAAGGGAGAATTACTGAGATCTATGGTCCTGAATCTTCGGGGAAAACAACTCTTGCACTTCATATTATTGCAGAAGCCCAAAAGGTTGGCGGTTATGCAGCTTTCATTGATGCAGAACATGCAATGGATGCACAATATTCTCAGAAATTAGGTGTCAACATAGATGACTTATTGGTCTCCCAGCCGGATACAGGTGAGCAGGCATTAGAAATAACTGAAACACTCGTTCGAAGTAGTGCCCTTGATGTTATTGTTATTGATTCAGTGGCAGCACTTGTGCCGAGGGTAGAACTTGAAGGCGAAATGGGTGATACCCACGTTGGTCTCCAGGCACGGTTAATGTCTCAAGCTTTGAGAAAATTAACGGGTACTGTAAGTCGGTCAAACACGGCCGTTATTTTCATAAATCAAATTCGTGAAAAAATTGGCGTTATGTATGGAAATCCTGAAACTACCCCTGGTGGACGTGCACTTAAATTTTATACATCTGTTCGTTTGGAAATACGACGTGTTACAACCATTAAAGATGGTACTGACGTTGTTGGTAACCGTACCCGTGTAAAAGTTGTGAAAAACAAAGTTGCGCCACCTTTTAAACAAACAGAATTCGATATCATGTATAACCAGGGTATCTCATTTATAGGCGATATCCTTGATCTTGCAATAAAAGGCGATATTGTGCAAAAAATGGGATCTTGGTTTTCCTACGGCGACATGAAGATTGGGCAAGGAAGGGAAAATTCAAAACAATTTCTCCTCGACAACGAAGACATAAAAATGGAAGTGATTACCAAGGTTAAAAATTTTATGGGCATCGAGGAAACCAAACCTCAAAAGAAATCAAAACCGAAGGCTAGCAAAAAGTCGGAGGAGAATGGCGAATCGTAAAGTAGTCAGGGTTAAACGATCGACTAAATATTCAGATCGTATTATAGTTCATTTGGATGATAAAAGCGTCTTCAGAATCCCTGAGGACGTTTTTGTTTTAAATGTGTTACATGTTGGAGATGAAGTCTCCCTGGAAACAATTGAATCCTATGGCAAAAAAATGCGTCTACAGGAGGCGAGAGATAGGGCATTTCGATTGTTGGGTTTTAGAATGCGCAGTATTGCTGAAATGAAAAAAAGACTGAAAGAAAAAGATTTTGAGACGGAAGAAGTTGATCGCACTATCGATTATTTAATCAAACAGAAATTTTTAGATGACAAAGAATTCGGAAAAGCATTCGTTAAAGAAAAAGTCCGAAATAAAAAGATTGGCCCAAGAGCATTAAAAGAAGAATTATTCCCACATTATATTTCGCCAGAATTAACTGAAACACTTATTCAGGAAATATATATAGAATTCGATCCATACATTCTTATTGAGGATCATATGAGAAAAAGACGAATCGAAAAGAAAATCCACTTAAATGATAAAGACAAAAAACGTCTGACGGACTTTCTTATGAGGAAGGGATTTTACTGGGGATCCATTCAGGAAGTATATAATGATTGGGAATTAATCTGATAATGGAACCCATTTGCGTATAAAGAATAAAAAGATGAATTTAAAACTAATCCAAAAACATTTGGGGCGTATACCCAACGATTCCGAACAAATATTTTTCAAGTCAATTTGGAATTCCATAACAAAACAATCTCAATTTGATTCTGAATTTTCTCAGTCTGAGGTTCAATCGAATTATAATTCGAAATTAATATTGATAGCCGAGGGGAAGTACGATCCGAGGATGATTGTAGCCGATAATATATTTTTGGCTGAAAACAGGAAAAGACTTGTGACTATTCCTACTGAAAAAGGGTCTTTTGTTCTTGGCCTTTCGTCTGTGACAGGCATGAATGCCTCCAATTCAGGGAAACATATTTATTTCATTTTTGGCGCTGGAATCAAAGCAATGATTGCTAAACTTAATAAATTGGAATGGTTTGAAGGAGCGATTCCTGTACACAAATATGGGCTTGGTTATGCTCTGTATCGATTGATAAAAGAAAATGATGGCGGTCTTCGATTGCCTTTAAAGAATAATGATGATATTAATATTTTATCGAAAAAAGGTGCGCAGGGAATTTTAGTTATCATCAATCGGCGGTTTGAGAATTCTTTTAATGATTTAATTAGAGTTTCAAAAATAAGTCATATGAATCTTGGTAGTATTACTCGAGAACCTAATATAGAGTTATTTATTGGCCAAAAACCGGTGGGACATATACCACTATCAATTGTTGATATAATGATTCGGAATGATCAAAATCTGGATGAAATAAAAATGCAATCCACCATTCCAAAATACCCTCAACCAAAATTAAAAGAAAAAAAGACTTTTAATGATGAGCTAAAAAAGTTGGTGAAAGATCGTGACAAAATTGGTTCAATAAAGATATCCCAAAAAACGGTTAATATGCAGGGCAATACTGTATTTTTTAAAAGAGGTGGTACCACCTTTGGTGCGGCTGTGAATGATAATAAACATATTACTTATAATGATTATAAGATGAAGTCTATGGCTGCAATCGCCAACACCGCTCGGCAACTTGCATGCGCTGGAATTCGTCCTGAAGTTTGCAGTGGATTTGTAACAATTCCTGATTCGAACCAAAGTGAAAAGGGTTCTTTCCTTAAAGGGATAAAAGATGCAGCACAAATTTTAAATCTAGACATAAAATATTTATCTATTGAGTCGGGATTAGGTCTTCCTAAGGGGACATTTTGTACGGCAGGAACAGCCATTAAAGAGGGTCTCTTCCCAAATACCTTTCCAGAATCAGACCTATTTATATCTATGTTGGGTAGCCATCGTGGAGAATTAGGCGGTAGTCATTATTTATCACTATTAAATCAGGAAAATGCGGGGAATCGGCCCGTTGTGGACCTCATGATGGAATCAAGGCTTCAGGATACCATATTGACGGGAATTCAAGGTGAACTAATCCAGTCCGCTAGACCAATTGGGCGGGGAGGAATAGCTGTATCGATTGCAAAATCACTTGCAAATAACAAAAATATGGGCACCAGAGTTCATTTTTCAAGGAAGTTAAAAACAGAAGAATTATTATTTGGGGAAACGCAGGGATTGGTATTAGTTACCATCAATGAAAGTGATCTCATGGAATTTGAACGAGTTTGCATGACTATTGGCATCCCGGCCACAACAATCGGCCGTGTGACGAATGATGGTATTTATTCCTTTAATGATTCAATAAAAGTAAAGGTAGAAGATTTAAATTAATTCCTATGAATTATAATGTTATATCTGGTAACGAATCGGTTCCCGTTCGGAATATCTATTGCATTGGACGCAATTATAAAGCACATGCGGCTGAACTCAATAATGATGTACCTGAAAACCCTGTAATATTTCAAAAATCAATCCCCGCATTAAATACATCAAATGAGATTGTTTTACCCCATAACCGCGAAATTCAACATGAACTGGAAATCGTTATTTTGATTGGTAATGATGGCGAAAAAATTTCGAAGAATGAAGCAGCAGCCTATATCCATGGATATGGATTGGGTCTTGATTTAACAGATCGAAAATTCCAATCAGAATTGAAGCAAAATAAATTGCCCTGGTTATTGGCAAAATCCTTTAAAGGCTCCGCCGTTGTTTCTTCTTTTGTACCAAATGAGATAGGGGAAGAATTTTGGCTTAAAGTAAACGGCGATGTTCGACAAAATGGAAATATAGCAGATATGATTTTCTCAATACCGGAACAAATATCCTATCTTTCAAGAATGATACCCTTAATGAAGGGTGATTTGATTTTTACGGGCACACCTATGGGAGTGGGCGAGATTCACTCGGGGGATGATTTAAATCTGGGAATTGGAGGAAAGACCGTTTTTTCGTTAAAAGTGAAGTGAATTTGATATTTGTTAAATTGTAGTAAGGCGAAATTATTTTAAACTGTGTGAAAGCGCTTTAAGTGTTGGACTTATTTGAGATATCATTTTTTGGTGTATTTGGCCATTCGTAGCTAAAAGATTATTATCATATATATTATAATGGTTACCATTCATTTGTGTGATTTTTCCACCAGCTTCGATTGCTATTAATATACCCGCTGCTGTGTCCCATGGCTTAAGATCAAATTCCCAAAATCCGTCAACCATGCCGCAGGCTAAATGACAAAGATCAACCGAAGCTGCTCCGAGTCTGCGGACGCCCTGCGTCATGTCAGTAAATGATTTGAATAAATCCATATTGGCTTCCCATTTTTCACCATGCTCATATCCAAATCCTGTTACC
The Candidatus Neomarinimicrobiota bacterium DNA segment above includes these coding regions:
- the recA gene encoding recombinase RecA, with protein sequence MPSTDNKKTKALELAISQVDRQFGKGSIMRLGGDHIIVSDNSISTGCLSLDVALGVGGIPKGRITEIYGPESSGKTTLALHIIAEAQKVGGYAAFIDAEHAMDAQYSQKLGVNIDDLLVSQPDTGEQALEITETLVRSSALDVIVIDSVAALVPRVELEGEMGDTHVGLQARLMSQALRKLTGTVSRSNTAVIFINQIREKIGVMYGNPETTPGGRALKFYTSVRLEIRRVTTIKDGTDVVGNRTRVKVVKNKVAPPFKQTEFDIMYNQGISFIGDILDLAIKGDIVQKMGSWFSYGDMKIGQGRENSKQFLLDNEDIKMEVITKVKNFMGIEETKPQKKSKPKASKKSEENGES
- the pgsA gene encoding CDP-diacylglycerol--glycerol-3-phosphate 3-phosphatidyltransferase, with protein sequence MMTLPNILTLFRIFLTPVFIVCLFAEFQGAHLWALTIFIVASITDAFDGYYARKNDMVTDTGRFLDPLADKILVSSAFISFAIMGLIDFWMVALIIFRDLFVTGLRMIMSRKGVTLMTSKVAKSKTGVQLGIIIFILLFLSLKGIDWSFVKDYLQFVKDYQLVYYLAMIAAIFTVYTGFTYIQENRKAIREIMN
- a CDS encoding CinA family nicotinamide mononucleotide deamidase-related protein translates to MKIGLITIGAELLNGARTDTNATWIGQQVIASGGEVVWHMTVSDEKNAIVSALDQIPNVIDAVLCTGGLGPTHDDITPKVLYEYFGAEAEFDEAYWKLLTEKFAARGKAIPESNRNQAMRPNVGDVIHNLVGSARGLHFTNEYYDCFAMPGVPSEMKSMMTNTILPWIESKSHTKIFVEVMRTTGVMESVLFEKVENILKEYPQVDAAFLPRFTGVDLRITSSVESEIKGLIDEISPVIQKYHFGGEGVELEDAVGKLLSSSGKTIATAESCTGGLIGDRFTNVSGSSEYYKGGIVAYSNTVKEAAIGVQKETLDSVGAVSEETALEMAKGIREKFNVDIGISTTGIAGPTGGTDEKPVGLVYVGISYEGMDKVYRFTFTPFRKTNKLMTSQAALNIIRIHLLSGL
- a CDS encoding YbaB/EbfC family nucleoid-associated protein, with protein sequence MFNKGNMTKMLKQAQDVQKQIENVQNELDDLHITGESGGGMVTATVNGKMELLDLKLQDEILEEDKDMIEDLIISAVNNAMTKAQEESQSRMNSVTGGMLSGMKIPGM
- a CDS encoding fumarylacetoacetate hydrolase family protein, translated to MNYNVISGNESVPVRNIYCIGRNYKAHAAELNNDVPENPVIFQKSIPALNTSNEIVLPHNREIQHELEIVILIGNDGEKISKNEAAAYIHGYGLGLDLTDRKFQSELKQNKLPWLLAKSFKGSAVVSSFVPNEIGEEFWLKVNGDVRQNGNIADMIFSIPEQISYLSRMIPLMKGDLIFTGTPMGVGEIHSGDDLNLGIGGKTVFSLKVK
- the recR gene encoding recombination protein RecR, whose amino-acid sequence is MGSIPESINRLIEEFSRFPGIGRKTAQRMAFYVLKSPNEQAVQLAQSVMDMKTKIKFCSICFGITEEDPCQICDNPKRDQSSICIVEDAADVYTFEKTNVFQGVYHVLGGVLSPLDGIGPDDLKINQLIDRTQPGDEVIIATNPSIEGEATSLYIGKLLNGKDVKVTRLARGLPMGGNLEYIDEATIMRAMEGRTSL
- the thpR gene encoding RNA 2',3'-cyclic phosphodiesterase; the protein is MDYNLIRTFIAVPVPQQVLELQNYLKSTVSGKTGKIDWVRSDQLHLTLKFLGDTTESSIGRVQSTIKNITKETSPFDLKIQGTGCFPKVERPRVMWAGIEGAIKSLYDLLEMIQIKLDPLGFPKDIKPFHPHITLGRAKYPQKRTPDISTFLNSNYDSIPFRIEKVQYISSELFPNGPIYTILSTHFFGNN
- a CDS encoding phosphatidylglycerophosphatase A, which encodes MNRAAAELIGTVFYIGKLPLAPGTWASMAATICWFFLFKDVDPIVLPAVSALLFLIGVFASDAIIQDTKEHDPSRVVIDEWVGQWLAFSMMPVNITTGVVGLIAFRIFDIVKPGPVRRLEKLPGGWGIMTDDVMAGIMAYFVLLLTYNFIL